In Limisphaerales bacterium, the following proteins share a genomic window:
- a CDS encoding FecR domain-containing protein produces the protein MKSDESNLQPYDADELNALCAGHCDGRLSEEEFARLEALLAESPEARAQFLRYMNLESALHEYGEPAGLAWGESAHPLLGNAPAQSPTARWMPWALAASLVALLTLGVWKWNQPEPKSSNPITKTAAAIPVVVPGVAVLAKAVGVEWESPALPVGTAVPAGRLLFSAGLVRLEFYSGAAVILEGPADFELLGIDLAKCHRGKLRAIVPEPAAGFTVLTPQARLVDLGTEFGIDVAENGPAEVHVFDGRVEVYPPDGQTVTADLTAGKAARINAAGQLKNIPADPTRFISAPEIAAQADARVAEQFARWREASVRWKTDPRLLAYYDFQRNDKPRRLHSQWTERPWLNGAIIGCRWAEGRWPGKGALEFKNPGDRVRLPLRRRENENRPDPDNRKDLDLPALTFATWVRIDALDQSYHSLLTADGKRRYAPAWQITGDGRLQFILQRQSKLSPWISATKPVFKSRRLGQWIHLALSIDTLSGRVIHYVNGQRVASASMPRPKPLRGGSVELGNWGRPPKDEPKSQRRFNGRMDEFMIFGEALDDKTILEIYQAGQPGV, from the coding sequence ATGAAAAGTGACGAATCCAATTTACAGCCGTACGACGCCGACGAGCTAAACGCCCTGTGCGCCGGCCACTGCGACGGACGATTGAGCGAAGAGGAGTTTGCGCGGCTGGAGGCACTGCTCGCCGAGAGCCCCGAGGCGCGCGCGCAGTTTCTGCGCTACATGAATCTCGAGAGTGCCCTGCACGAGTACGGCGAGCCCGCTGGCTTGGCGTGGGGCGAGAGTGCGCATCCGCTGCTCGGCAACGCTCCCGCCCAATCCCCCACCGCGCGCTGGATGCCGTGGGCGCTCGCGGCGTCACTGGTCGCATTGCTGACTCTCGGAGTTTGGAAGTGGAACCAGCCCGAGCCCAAATCGTCCAACCCCATTACCAAGACCGCTGCCGCCATCCCGGTGGTTGTTCCCGGCGTGGCCGTGCTGGCCAAGGCGGTGGGCGTGGAATGGGAATCGCCCGCGTTGCCAGTCGGCACGGCGGTGCCAGCGGGGCGGCTGCTATTCTCGGCCGGCCTCGTGCGTCTGGAGTTTTATAGCGGCGCGGCGGTCATCCTCGAGGGGCCGGCGGATTTCGAGTTGCTGGGCATTGACTTGGCCAAGTGCCATCGCGGCAAGCTGCGGGCCATCGTGCCTGAGCCCGCAGCGGGGTTCACGGTGCTCACGCCGCAGGCGCGGTTGGTCGACCTCGGCACGGAGTTTGGCATCGACGTGGCGGAGAATGGCCCGGCCGAGGTTCATGTGTTTGATGGACGCGTGGAGGTCTATCCGCCCGATGGCCAAACCGTCACGGCCGACCTCACCGCCGGCAAAGCCGCGCGCATCAATGCCGCCGGCCAACTCAAGAATATTCCCGCCGACCCAACCCGATTTATTTCCGCGCCGGAGATTGCCGCCCAAGCCGATGCCCGCGTCGCCGAGCAGTTCGCCCGCTGGCGCGAGGCCAGTGTGCGATGGAAGACCGACCCCCGGCTGCTCGCCTATTATGATTTTCAGCGCAACGACAAACCGCGCCGCCTGCACAGCCAATGGACGGAACGACCGTGGCTCAACGGTGCCATCATCGGCTGCCGCTGGGCCGAGGGCCGCTGGCCGGGGAAGGGCGCGCTCGAGTTCAAGAACCCCGGCGACCGCGTTCGTTTGCCATTGCGCCGGCGCGAGAACGAGAACCGCCCCGATCCCGACAATCGAAAAGACCTCGACCTCCCCGCGCTGACCTTCGCCACGTGGGTGCGGATCGATGCGCTGGACCAGTCCTACCACAGCCTGCTCACGGCTGATGGAAAACGCCGCTATGCACCCGCGTGGCAAATCACCGGCGACGGCCGGTTGCAATTCATATTGCAGCGCCAATCCAAGCTCAGCCCGTGGATCAGTGCCACAAAGCCGGTTTTCAAATCCCGCCGACTCGGCCAGTGGATACACTTGGCTTTGTCAATTGATACCTTGAGCGGACGCGTTATCCATTACGTCAATGGCCAGCGCGTGGCCTCGGCGAGCATGCCCCGGCCCAAACCCCTGCGCGGCGGCTCAGTGGAACTGGGCAACTGGGGCCGCCCGCCGAAAGATGAGCCGAAATCCCAGCGCCGCTTCAACGGTCGTATGGATGAATTCATGATTTTCGGCGAGGCGCTCGATGACAAAACCATTTTGGAAATTTACCAAGCAGGACAGCCCGGCGTTTAA
- a CDS encoding DUF1501 domain-containing protein yields MGAGMGTLGLFNSLQAATGMAPHFAPRAKRVIHLFMNGGPFGPDFLDPKPALKKFEGQRPAGTDLRTERPTGGLLNAPYQYARHGQSGLPVSELLPHTARFADDLCVLRSVHTDNPNHGPALLLMNNGTMTPKVPSMGAWMSYGLGSENANLPAYIVLCPGRPVRFSILWNSAFLPSQHQGVYINHSKIAPKEMIPWLRNAKLDPAAQRRQLDLMQALNREHLAQQGAPDPALQGRIEAMETAYRMQFAATDAFDIAKEPERVREAYGKGHFANGCLLARRLSERGVRFIQVYYGNGQPWDTHSNHNKTTPTLAKNIDQPIAALLGDLKERGLLEDTLIVWGGEFGRTPVSENGTGRDHNPHGFMMWLAGGGVRGGTSYGESDDFGFKAVQQRMHIHDLHATLLHLLGIDHERLTYRHAGRDFRLTDVHGHVAKEILA; encoded by the coding sequence ATGGGAGCGGGAATGGGGACGTTGGGGCTGTTCAATTCGCTGCAGGCGGCGACGGGGATGGCGCCACACTTTGCGCCGCGGGCGAAGCGGGTGATTCATTTGTTCATGAACGGCGGTCCGTTTGGGCCGGATTTTTTGGACCCGAAACCGGCCCTCAAGAAATTCGAAGGACAACGGCCGGCGGGGACGGATTTGCGCACGGAACGGCCGACGGGCGGTTTGCTCAATGCGCCCTACCAATACGCGCGGCATGGGCAAAGCGGTTTGCCGGTCAGCGAGTTGCTGCCACACACCGCGCGGTTTGCCGATGACTTGTGCGTGTTGCGCTCGGTGCACACGGACAACCCGAACCACGGGCCGGCGTTGCTGCTGATGAACAACGGCACCATGACGCCCAAGGTGCCGAGCATGGGCGCGTGGATGAGCTACGGGCTCGGCTCGGAAAACGCCAACCTGCCCGCGTACATCGTGCTGTGCCCCGGCCGGCCAGTGCGGTTTTCCATTTTGTGGAACAGCGCCTTTCTGCCCTCGCAACATCAGGGCGTGTACATCAATCACTCCAAGATTGCGCCAAAGGAAATGATCCCGTGGCTGCGCAACGCCAAGCTCGATCCCGCCGCGCAACGCCGTCAGCTCGACCTGATGCAGGCGCTCAACCGCGAGCACCTCGCGCAACAGGGCGCGCCCGATCCCGCGTTGCAGGGCCGCATCGAGGCGATGGAGACGGCCTATCGCATGCAGTTTGCCGCCACGGATGCGTTTGATATCGCCAAGGAACCGGAGCGCGTGCGCGAGGCCTACGGCAAAGGGCACTTCGCCAACGGCTGTTTGCTGGCGCGGCGGTTATCCGAGCGCGGCGTGCGGTTCATTCAGGTGTACTACGGCAACGGCCAGCCGTGGGACACGCACAGTAATCACAACAAGACCACGCCCACGCTCGCGAAGAATATCGATCAACCCATCGCCGCGCTGCTGGGCGATCTCAAGGAACGAGGCCTCTTGGAGGACACCCTCATCGTGTGGGGCGGCGAATTCGGCCGCACGCCTGTCAGCGAAAACGGCACTGGCCGCGACCACAACCCGCACGGCTTCATGATGTGGCTGGCAGGCGGCGGTGTGCGCGGTGGCACGAGTTATGGCGAGAGCGACGATTTTGGTTTCAAGGCCGTCCAACAGCGCATGCACATCCACGACCTGCACGCCACGTTGCTGCACCTGCTGGGCATCGACCACGAACGCCTCACCTACCGCCACGCCGGTCGCGATTTCCGGCTCACCGACGTCCACGGCCATGTGGCCAAGGAAATCTTGGCGTAG
- a CDS encoding PSD1 domain-containing protein: protein MKLNRTLWTAAVGLALSALGLPAQQSPTAAQVEFFEKKIRPVLVNECYQCHSAKSDKIKGELLLDTKAGTRKGGESGPAVVPRNLKKSLLIEAVRWDNDDLQMPPKKKLPDSVIADLEKWVAMGAPDPRSEQSAVAIKRDIDIEAGKKYWAFQPVKPVAPKLKNKSWPRTGIDRHVLAGLEAKGLRPVADADRRTLIRRVYYDLTGLPPSPSEVAGFLTDTSPKALEKVVDRLLASPQFGERWGRHWLDVARYAESNGMERNAAFPHAWRYRDYVIDSFNADKPFNEFIKEQIAGDLLPGKSTDARRIATGFLAMGPKSLNNRDAREFKMDVVDEQLDVTTRAFMAVTVACARCHDHKFDPIPTEDYYSLAGVFASTQTLFGGATGGGIRHQTKLIELAEGRAKSGVNPKQADNTTKIAALQKRQRTLVVEQKKLQTELKGKAKIDPRFKKIQKETRSIALELRKLRGGNTGKPKQSGPLAMGAIEGKPTNIKVHIRGNTGTLGVMTQRGFPRVLDFGGPTVDATQSGRLQLAEWIAHRDNPLTARVFANRVWHHLFGRGIVRTVDNFGATGERPTNPALLDHLAARFIAQDWSVKKLVREIVLSRTYQMSSAHSAANAKADPDNSLFWKMNQRRLDAESMRDGMLATAGQLNLTPYQGTELAKIAGNLGRNVQQLDRLRNAEHNHRSIYLPVARQAVPDILKAFDFAEPSIIVGRREITIVPTQALFLLNSKFVTEQSKAMAARVLRAGEDRARINLAFQLAFARAATPAEQSRTAAFLAECNTDGTSAELQAWTTLCQALLASAEFRYLN from the coding sequence ATGAAATTGAACCGCACCCTCTGGACCGCGGCCGTCGGGCTGGCGTTGTCGGCGTTGGGGCTGCCCGCGCAGCAAAGCCCCACGGCGGCGCAGGTGGAGTTTTTTGAGAAAAAAATCCGGCCGGTGCTGGTGAACGAGTGCTACCAATGCCACTCGGCGAAGTCCGATAAAATAAAGGGCGAGCTATTGCTGGACACGAAGGCCGGCACGCGCAAGGGAGGCGAGAGCGGGCCGGCGGTGGTGCCGCGCAACCTCAAGAAAAGTCTGCTCATCGAAGCGGTGCGCTGGGACAATGACGATTTGCAAATGCCGCCCAAGAAAAAATTGCCCGATTCGGTCATCGCCGACCTTGAGAAATGGGTGGCGATGGGCGCGCCCGATCCGCGCTCGGAACAGAGTGCCGTGGCCATCAAGCGCGATATCGACATTGAGGCGGGCAAAAAATATTGGGCGTTCCAGCCGGTTAAGCCAGTTGCACCGAAACTGAAAAACAAATCTTGGCCACGCACGGGCATTGATCGCCACGTGCTTGCGGGGCTGGAAGCGAAGGGCTTGAGACCCGTCGCCGACGCTGACCGGCGCACGCTCATTCGCCGCGTTTATTATGACCTCACCGGTTTGCCGCCTTCACCGAGTGAGGTGGCGGGTTTTCTCACGGACACATCACCCAAGGCGCTTGAAAAAGTTGTCGACCGGTTGCTGGCTAGTCCGCAGTTTGGCGAGCGATGGGGTCGCCATTGGCTGGACGTCGCGCGCTACGCCGAAAGCAATGGCATGGAGCGCAACGCCGCCTTCCCGCACGCGTGGCGCTATCGTGATTACGTCATCGATTCGTTTAACGCCGACAAGCCCTTCAACGAGTTTATCAAAGAACAAATCGCCGGCGACCTTTTGCCCGGCAAATCCACCGACGCACGCCGCATCGCCACGGGTTTTCTCGCGATGGGGCCGAAGTCGCTTAACAACCGTGACGCCCGCGAATTCAAAATGGATGTGGTCGACGAGCAACTCGACGTGACCACGCGCGCGTTCATGGCCGTCACCGTCGCCTGTGCGCGCTGCCACGACCACAAGTTTGATCCGATCCCCACCGAGGATTACTATTCGCTGGCCGGAGTGTTTGCGAGTACCCAAACACTTTTTGGCGGTGCCACCGGCGGCGGGATTCGGCACCAAACGAAACTCATTGAGCTGGCGGAAGGGCGCGCGAAGTCGGGTGTGAACCCCAAGCAAGCGGACAACACAACAAAGATTGCCGCGCTGCAAAAGCGCCAGCGCACGCTCGTGGTTGAGCAAAAAAAACTGCAGACGGAGTTGAAGGGTAAGGCGAAGATTGATCCGCGCTTCAAGAAAATCCAAAAGGAAACCCGCTCGATTGCTCTCGAACTGCGGAAATTGCGCGGTGGAAATACCGGCAAACCCAAGCAATCCGGACCGCTGGCGATGGGCGCAATCGAAGGCAAGCCCACGAATATCAAAGTGCACATTCGCGGCAACACCGGCACGCTGGGCGTAATGACCCAACGCGGCTTCCCGCGTGTCCTGGATTTTGGCGGGCCGACGGTTGATGCAACACAAAGCGGCCGCCTTCAACTCGCCGAGTGGATTGCTCATCGCGACAATCCGCTCACCGCGCGCGTGTTTGCCAATCGCGTGTGGCATCATCTGTTTGGGCGCGGCATCGTCCGCACGGTCGACAACTTTGGCGCCACCGGCGAACGCCCCACCAACCCGGCGTTGCTCGATCACCTTGCCGCGCGCTTCATCGCGCAGGATTGGTCGGTGAAAAAACTCGTGCGCGAAATCGTCCTGTCGCGCACCTATCAAATGTCCAGCGCGCACTCCGCCGCCAACGCCAAGGCGGATCCGGACAACTCGCTTTTCTGGAAAATGAACCAGCGCCGGCTTGACGCCGAGAGTATGCGCGACGGCATGCTCGCCACCGCCGGCCAGCTCAACCTCACGCCATACCAAGGCACGGAGCTCGCTAAAATCGCCGGCAATCTTGGTCGCAATGTTCAGCAACTCGACCGCTTGCGCAATGCCGAGCACAATCACCGCAGCATTTATTTGCCCGTTGCGCGCCAAGCCGTGCCGGATATATTGAAGGCTTTCGATTTTGCCGAGCCGAGCATCATTGTGGGTCGCCGCGAAATTACCATCGTACCCACGCAGGCGCTGTTTTTGTTGAACAGCAAATTTGTCACCGAGCAATCCAAGGCAATGGCCGCGCGCGTGTTGCGCGCCGGCGAGGATCGCGCGCGCATTAATCTCGCGTTTCAGCTCGCCTTCGCCCGCGCCGCCACGCCGGCCGAGCAGTCGCGCACCGCCGCCTTTCTCGCCGAGTGCAACACCGACGGCACGTCCGCTGAGTTGCAGGCGTGGACCACGTTGTGCCAAGCTCTGCTGGCCAGCGCGGAGTTTCGTTATTTAAATTAA
- a CDS encoding DUF1553 domain-containing protein, translating to MHRWLAILLLNTALLQAEPVKKLPWSFQPLQEQPLPKVSQADWPQQRLDRFVLARIESKQLTPAAPADDRVLLRRLYFDLIGLPPTPNQLAEFRKRAQADRTKAIETEINTLLASPHYGERWARHWLDLARYTDKTASWLNSTASAWRYRDWVVDALNRDLPYNQFVKQQLANDLIGNGNPKDNAALGFLGLSPTYWKELQLPPEIIKTTVADEWEERMDAVGRTFLGLTLGCARCHDHKFEPVTQADYYAIAGVFASVRIADRPMVSEEHWAPVTQARAQVSALEKKIAELKKKKPTTPSTGVKTPAFAQHQAAALAKLKPAIYEQLNQKPKQLTAENGVTLTNENYATFTAGRLHAKIPKLETAYTVSFWFRNDLANNARPVTGYLFSRGPNGTARAPGDHLGIGGTSTQANGVLFLYNGDVARGHLGGKKIITPGTWNHVVFTREGTRVTAWLNGATEPEFAGDLKSTAGGAKEFFLGGRNERFALMNGRMAHVSFFNRAVTAAEAKQLHTAAGLPVGPVTQPLEKSAPAVAAHDPKTEIAKLETQIAAIKKDTPHFNVPMVNGVTEAALFVNSKRNGTHGTALDYKTGEARDLPIHKRGNPNTPGATVPRRFLGAFPMKASAPRQFKRGSGRLDLAEAMVEEGAPLAARVMVNRVWQHHFGRGLCPTPSELGHSGEPPTHPELLDDLTARFVKHGWSLKWLHREMLQSATWQQSIHNPAAQKADPANEHLARMSRRRLDVETWRDAMLHASGQLDLTFGGEPKDLKLQTNHRRTLYGAIHRREPNQFLRIHDFPDPTAHAPTRPQTITPLQQLFTLNGPFIQWQAEALAVNLMKLEDPETRVQAAYEKLFQRAPRKTELGIAKLFFENHENDATVWTQYAQALLAGNEFQFLD from the coding sequence GTGCATCGATGGCTGGCCATTTTGCTGCTGAACACCGCGCTGCTCCAAGCGGAGCCGGTCAAGAAACTGCCGTGGTCGTTTCAACCACTGCAGGAACAGCCGCTGCCGAAGGTATCCCAAGCTGATTGGCCGCAGCAACGGCTGGATCGGTTTGTCCTCGCGCGCATTGAATCCAAACAATTAACACCCGCCGCCCCGGCCGATGACCGCGTGCTGTTGCGTCGGTTGTATTTTGATCTCATCGGGTTGCCCCCCACGCCGAACCAATTGGCCGAGTTTCGAAAACGCGCCCAAGCCGATCGCACCAAAGCCATTGAAACAGAAATCAACACGCTCCTTGCCTCACCGCATTATGGCGAGCGCTGGGCGCGGCATTGGCTGGATCTGGCGCGGTACACGGACAAGACCGCCAGTTGGCTGAACTCCACTGCATCGGCCTGGCGATATCGCGACTGGGTGGTCGACGCGTTGAACCGCGATCTGCCGTACAACCAATTCGTCAAACAACAACTCGCCAATGACCTCATCGGAAACGGCAACCCGAAAGACAACGCCGCGCTCGGGTTCCTCGGTCTCAGCCCGACCTACTGGAAGGAGCTGCAACTGCCGCCGGAAATTATCAAGACCACCGTCGCCGACGAATGGGAGGAGCGCATGGACGCCGTGGGCCGCACCTTTCTCGGCCTCACACTCGGCTGTGCGCGCTGTCACGACCACAAGTTTGAGCCCGTCACGCAGGCGGACTACTACGCCATTGCCGGCGTGTTCGCCAGCGTGCGCATCGCCGATCGGCCGATGGTTTCCGAGGAACACTGGGCGCCTGTCACGCAGGCCCGCGCGCAGGTGAGCGCGTTGGAAAAGAAAATCGCCGAGCTGAAAAAGAAAAAACCCACCACCCCATCCACCGGCGTGAAAACGCCCGCCTTCGCCCAGCACCAGGCCGCCGCCCTGGCCAAACTGAAGCCGGCCATTTACGAGCAGCTCAACCAAAAGCCCAAACAGCTGACCGCGGAAAACGGCGTCACGCTGACAAACGAAAACTACGCCACCTTCACGGCCGGCCGACTGCACGCGAAGATTCCGAAGCTGGAGACGGCGTACACCGTTTCATTTTGGTTCCGGAATGATCTGGCCAATAACGCACGGCCAGTGACCGGTTACCTGTTCTCGCGCGGCCCCAATGGCACGGCGAGGGCGCCGGGCGATCACCTCGGCATTGGCGGCACGTCCACGCAGGCGAACGGCGTGCTCTTCCTATATAACGGCGATGTGGCCCGCGGCCATCTCGGCGGCAAAAAAATCATCACTCCGGGCACATGGAATCATGTGGTGTTCACCCGCGAAGGCACGCGCGTGACGGCGTGGTTGAACGGCGCCACGGAACCGGAATTCGCCGGTGATCTCAAATCCACCGCCGGCGGCGCCAAGGAGTTTTTCCTCGGCGGCCGCAATGAACGGTTTGCGCTGATGAACGGCCGAATGGCGCACGTGTCTTTTTTCAATCGCGCCGTGACCGCCGCCGAAGCGAAGCAACTGCACACTGCCGCCGGCCTGCCGGTGGGCCCAGTCACCCAGCCGCTGGAAAAATCCGCACCAGCCGTAGCCGCCCATGATCCCAAAACGGAAATCGCGAAGCTCGAAACACAAATCGCCGCGATCAAAAAGGACACACCGCATTTCAACGTCCCGATGGTCAACGGCGTGACGGAGGCGGCGCTGTTTGTGAACTCCAAACGCAATGGCACTCATGGCACGGCGCTTGATTATAAAACGGGTGAAGCGCGCGACTTACCGATCCACAAGCGTGGCAATCCGAACACGCCCGGCGCCACGGTGCCGCGGCGGTTTCTCGGTGCGTTTCCGATGAAGGCCAGTGCGCCGCGGCAGTTCAAGCGCGGCAGCGGCCGGCTGGACTTGGCCGAGGCGATGGTCGAGGAAGGCGCGCCGCTCGCCGCGCGCGTGATGGTCAACCGCGTCTGGCAGCATCACTTTGGCCGCGGACTATGCCCCACGCCGAGCGAGCTGGGCCATTCCGGCGAGCCGCCCACACATCCCGAGTTGCTCGATGATCTCACCGCCCGGTTTGTGAAACATGGCTGGTCACTCAAGTGGTTGCACCGCGAGATGCTCCAATCCGCCACGTGGCAGCAGAGTATTCACAATCCCGCCGCGCAAAAAGCCGACCCCGCCAACGAACACCTCGCCCGCATGAGCCGGCGGCGGCTTGATGTGGAAACCTGGCGCGATGCCATGCTTCACGCCAGCGGCCAACTCGACCTCACCTTCGGCGGCGAACCGAAAGATCTAAAGCTCCAGACCAACCATCGCCGCACCCTTTACGGCGCCATCCACCGCCGCGAGCCCAATCAGTTTCTGCGCATCCACGATTTCCCCGATCCCACCGCCCACGCCCCCACGCGTCCGCAAACCATCACACCTCTCCAGCAACTCTTCACCCTCAACGGCCCCTTCATCCAATGGCAAGCCGAGGCGCTCGCGGTAAATTTAATGAAACTGGAAGACCCTGAAACCCGCGTACAGGCGGCCTACGAAAAGCTGTTCCAACGCGCCCCCCGCAAAACCGAACTGGGCATCGCCAAACTGTTTTTCGAGAATCACGAAAATGACGCCACCGTCTGGACCCAATACGCGCAGGCGTTGCTGGCGGGAAATGAGTTTCAGTTTTTGGACTAA
- a CDS encoding multicopper oxidase domain-containing protein: MQNNNPLQRIKHILKTISFVWLICAAVVHGAVVNYDLTVSEKIIAPEGKRVTALAINDRIPGPTLRFRVGDTARIRVHNRLPKEATILHWHGLLLPNAQDGVAPLTTPAIPAGKYFDYEFPLTHAGTFWYHSHMGLQEQRGLYGAIVVEPTEAVGLPVDREHVVVLSDWTNEDPNEVMRTLLRGDEWYAIRKGNMQSIWGAHKAGALGEYFSREWSRMPPMDISDVAYDAFWANGKKRMPLESKGGERVKLRLINAGASTYFYVHSATGPLTIVTADGQRVKPVNVNRLLIGMGETYDVIVTLPASGRYEVRATAQDGSGHASIFLGAGAEHLAKDIPKPNLYSMDWMVAGLEKDDQPIDTPEPPRPLSPYRKLRALASTKLPADAPVREIELRLTGNMQRYMWSFNGKMIKEESTIQVKRGEVLRMKFINDTMMHHPLHLHGHFFRLLNGQGDFAPLKHTVDVPPMARAAIEFLANEQGDWIFHCHLLYHMKAGMSRVISYDDQGADHKPNLDYKSMNPWVFNMDATAQTNFSEGRAGWRNARNNLDFTWDYEFEEKEYEMDVVWKYFHNHNWSLLYGYRFTNEHDAEDRAFAGAQYRLPLLAYSTLTVDSEGDLRSGLGKSLQLTQRLSLENEIEYDTHSDWEWRGGLEYRLNKRFSITGGYHSDHAFGIGLNFKW, from the coding sequence ATGCAAAACAACAACCCCCTTCAGAGGATAAAACACATTTTAAAAACAATCTCTTTCGTATGGCTGATTTGCGCGGCGGTGGTGCACGGCGCGGTGGTGAACTATGATTTAACCGTTTCCGAAAAAATCATCGCGCCCGAAGGCAAACGCGTGACCGCACTGGCCATCAACGACCGCATCCCCGGGCCCACGCTGCGCTTTCGCGTGGGCGATACCGCGCGCATTCGCGTGCACAATCGGTTGCCCAAAGAGGCCACCATTTTGCACTGGCACGGGTTGCTGCTGCCCAACGCGCAGGATGGTGTGGCGCCGCTGACCACACCGGCAATTCCTGCCGGCAAATATTTTGATTATGAATTTCCGCTGACGCACGCCGGCACCTTTTGGTATCACTCGCATATGGGCTTGCAAGAGCAACGCGGTTTGTATGGCGCGATTGTCGTGGAACCCACCGAGGCCGTGGGCCTGCCGGTAGATCGCGAGCACGTGGTGGTGCTTTCGGATTGGACCAACGAGGATCCCAACGAAGTGATGCGCACGTTGTTGCGCGGGGACGAATGGTACGCCATTCGCAAGGGCAATATGCAATCGATTTGGGGCGCGCACAAGGCGGGCGCGCTGGGCGAATATTTTTCGCGCGAATGGTCGCGCATGCCGCCGATGGATATTTCCGACGTGGCCTACGACGCCTTTTGGGCTAATGGAAAAAAGCGAATGCCGCTCGAAAGCAAAGGCGGCGAGCGCGTGAAGTTGCGGCTCATCAACGCCGGCGCGTCCACGTATTTTTATGTGCACTCGGCCACGGGGCCATTGACGATTGTGACGGCGGACGGCCAGCGCGTTAAGCCGGTGAACGTAAATCGACTGCTCATAGGAATGGGCGAAACGTACGACGTGATCGTCACGCTGCCCGCAAGCGGTCGTTACGAAGTGCGGGCCACGGCGCAGGATGGATCGGGGCACGCGTCCATTTTCCTTGGTGCGGGCGCGGAGCATTTGGCGAAGGACATCCCGAAGCCCAATCTATATTCAATGGATTGGATGGTCGCCGGCTTGGAAAAAGACGATCAACCGATCGACACGCCCGAGCCACCGCGTCCGTTGTCGCCTTATCGAAAGTTGCGGGCATTGGCTTCCACCAAACTGCCCGCCGATGCGCCGGTGCGAGAGATCGAGCTGCGCCTCACGGGTAATATGCAGCGCTATATGTGGTCGTTCAACGGCAAGATGATCAAAGAGGAATCCACCATTCAGGTGAAGCGCGGTGAGGTGTTGCGGATGAAATTTATCAACGACACGATGATGCATCATCCGCTGCATTTGCACGGGCACTTTTTCCGGTTGCTGAATGGCCAGGGCGATTTTGCGCCACTCAAGCACACAGTCGATGTGCCGCCGATGGCGCGCGCGGCGATTGAGTTTCTGGCCAACGAACAGGGCGACTGGATTTTTCATTGCCACCTGCTTTATCACATGAAAGCCGGAATGAGCCGCGTGATCAGCTACGACGATCAAGGCGCGGATCACAAACCTAATCTCGATTACAAATCCATGAACCCGTGGGTCTTCAACATGGATGCCACCGCGCAAACTAACTTTAGCGAAGGCCGCGCCGGCTGGCGCAATGCGCGCAACAATCTCGATTTCACTTGGGATTATGAGTTTGAGGAAAAAGAATACGAGATGGATGTGGTTTGGAAATATTTCCACAACCACAATTGGTCCTTGCTCTACGGCTACCGCTTCACCAACGAACACGATGCGGAGGATCGAGCGTTTGCCGGCGCGCAATACCGTCTGCCGCTGCTGGCGTACAGCACGCTCACGGTGGATTCCGAAGGCGATCTGCGCTCCGGCTTGGGGAAATCATTGCAACTCACTCAGCGCCTGAGCCTTGAAAACGAAATCGAGTATGACACCCACTCCGATTGGGAATGGCGCGGCGGCCTTGAGTATCGCCTCAACAAACGCTTTTCAATCACCGGCGGCTACCACTCCGACCACGCCTTTGGTATCGGCCTTAATTTCAAATGGTAA
- a CDS encoding sigma-70 family RNA polymerase sigma factor produces MGGFLANRFLAGNEPNYEAFVRHFTRAEPGLRAFLRALLPTAEDMEEVLQDTSLVLWKKFDTFEPGTNFNAWACVIARFEVLKYRRTKARDRLVFREDIIELLADEAEEAAVPLERERHALRGCLAKLKERERMLVLAVYTHGAAIGEAAEQTGRTVAAAYKALSRIRQALLKCIERELAKEPL; encoded by the coding sequence TTGGGCGGGTTTTTGGCAAACCGATTTTTGGCCGGCAACGAACCCAACTACGAAGCCTTTGTGCGGCACTTCACCCGTGCCGAGCCCGGCTTGCGCGCCTTCCTCCGTGCCCTCCTGCCCACCGCCGAGGACATGGAGGAAGTCCTGCAGGACACCAGCCTCGTGCTCTGGAAAAAATTCGACACCTTCGAGCCCGGCACCAATTTCAACGCGTGGGCCTGCGTCATCGCGCGGTTCGAGGTGCTGAAATACCGCCGCACCAAGGCGCGCGACCGGCTGGTGTTCCGCGAGGACATCATCGAGCTGCTCGCCGACGAGGCGGAAGAAGCCGCCGTGCCGCTGGAACGCGAGCGGCATGCCCTGCGCGGTTGCCTCGCCAAGTTGAAGGAGCGCGAGCGTATGCTGGTGCTGGCCGTGTACACCCACGGCGCGGCCATCGGGGAAGCCGCCGAGCAGACCGGTCGCACGGTGGCCGCCGCGTACAAGGCGCTTTCGCGCATCCGGCAGGCTTTATTGAAATGCATTGAGCGCGAACTGGCAAAGGAGCCATTATGA